TACTTCAGCGAACTCCTTCCCCCTAAGAAGTGATCCGCCTAGACTTCATTTACGCGGAAGATTTTTTAAGTATGGTGTAAATCATACTTGCTGCAGGGAATCGCATGGTTGTTTACTTTCAGACTGCCACAGACATACTGACCTACATAACAAACATCGTGTGGGTTGTAGTAATTATGGCCTTCCTGTTCTATGGTAATAGGATACAGGTCTACCTGTCTCTGAGAAAGGTAGGAGGTAGTTTGAAAGCGCTCGAAAGGATGAGAGATGAGACGAAGAAGAGAATGGTGCAGGAGTTCTCAAAGTATGGTGGAGATGCGATAGAGATCAAGGCTGAAACAGACAGGCTTCTCTCCAGCATCCTGATCGACCCTGTTTCGATGGACCCTAGTGGAATCGTATACAAGCTTGAACATCTGATAAAGACTTATGAGGATTACTTCAAGAAGAAGGTAGAAAGGCTGACACCAAGCGCAGACAAGACGGTCAGGCAGAATCTATCAAACATAGTTGAGATAGGCATGTCTCTTGACTATCTTTACAGATACGTGAGGCATTTGTATGCATCTGCAAAGAGGTACAACGACCTCTTCGCAGTGGTTCAGCTACAGATGACCCTGCCCTTGCTGATGGACTCAGCGGAAGCATACTATGCAGCCACTGATGCGTTTGTAAAGGGTGAACCGATAGGAGACAGCTTTGGTCCTATGGTCGCTTCAGCCATCATCAGCAGCAGTTCAGGTTCAAAACCACAGCAGATTTCGGAAGAGACTGTTTACTCTGAAGTGAATTATGAAGGGAGAAGACTAATTGTCGTCAAGGCTGAAGGGCCAGGAGGAACAGTCGGAAGGCCAGGAGAGGCTGTAGAAAAGCTTCTTGAAAGCAATCCTGATACATCACTTGTAATAACCATCGACGCAGCTCTGAAGCTGGAGGGAGAAAACTCTGGAGAGGTTGCTGAAGGTGTTGGTGCTGCAATAGGTGGGCCTGGCGTAGACAGGTACAGGATAGAGGGGATAGCTACAAAGCATAATGTTCCGATGTATGCTGTGGTTGTGAAGATGTCAGAGAAGGAAGCGATAACAAAGATGAAGAATGAAATAAAGAACCAGGTTGACGAAGTACTCAGAAGGGTGAGAAGGCTGCTGTACGAGAAGACTGAGCCAAATTCAAAGGTTCTTCTGGCAGGGATTGGCAATACAATAGGCGTACCCTAGTTTTACCAATCTACGATATTTCAGAAAGCAAAGCAAGCCAAGCCTTCTTGATGTTTTCTGGGTCATAACCTCCTCCTCCCATAGCTAAAAGCCTGCCTTCGCACATTTCATGCGCAAGCTGATGGACTTTTCTACCTGCATACCTGTGCACCTCTTCGCTGTACTGAAGGTGTGTTAAGGGATCTCCCTTTAGTCCATCCGCTCCT
This Conexivisphaerales archaeon DNA region includes the following protein-coding sequences:
- a CDS encoding DUF1512 domain-containing protein gives rise to the protein MVVYFQTATDILTYITNIVWVVVIMAFLFYGNRIQVYLSLRKVGGSLKALERMRDETKKRMVQEFSKYGGDAIEIKAETDRLLSSILIDPVSMDPSGIVYKLEHLIKTYEDYFKKKVERLTPSADKTVRQNLSNIVEIGMSLDYLYRYVRHLYASAKRYNDLFAVVQLQMTLPLLMDSAEAYYAATDAFVKGEPIGDSFGPMVASAIISSSSGSKPQQISEETVYSEVNYEGRRLIVVKAEGPGGTVGRPGEAVEKLLESNPDTSLVITIDAALKLEGENSGEVAEGVGAAIGGPGVDRYRIEGIATKHNVPMYAVVVKMSEKEAITKMKNEIKNQVDEVLRRVRRLLYEKTEPNSKVLLAGIGNTIGVP